The region TCATCGCCCCGCCGATCCGCCTGTGTACCGACAACGCGGCGATGATCGCCTGGGCCGGCCTCGAACATTTCCGCCTGGGCCGCAGCGATCCCCTGGACCTGAAACCCCGCGCCCGCTGGCCCCTCGACGCCGCTGCCGCGGCGCCGGGGGCCAAGGCCTGAGGCCGGGCAACCGCTAGCGACCCAGGTCCTGGGCGGTGAGGTCCAGGCACTTGGCCGCCATCGAAACCAGGTCGTCGATCTGCGCCTTGGTGATCGACAGGGGCGGCGCCAGCACCATGACGTCGCGGCAGGCCCGCATCACCAGGCCGTTGGCGAAGCAATGGTTGCGGCAGGTCAGGCCGACGTTGCGCTTGGGGTCGAAGAAGGCGCGGCTGGGCTTGTGCTCGACCAGTTCCATGGCCGCGATCATGCCAACGCCGCGCACCTCGCCCACCAGCCGGTGGTCGGCGAGGGTCGCCAGGCGTTCCTGGAAATAGGCGCCGATCTCGCCGCCCGCGGCGTCGACCAGATGCTCCTCCTCCATGATCTCGATATTGCGCAGGGCGACGGCGGCGGCGACGGGGTGGCCGGAATAGGTGAAGCCGTGGGCCAGATCCTCGCCCGCGGTGCGGAAGGCGTCCGAGACCCGCCCCCCATCATGATCCCGGCCATTGGGATGTAGCCCGAGGTCAGGCCCTTGGCCATGGTCATGAAGTCGGGCTCGATGCCGAAGGTCTGGCTGCCGAACCAGTTGCCGGTCCGCCCGAAGCCGCAGATCACCTCGTCGGCAATCACCAGCACGTCGTACCGGCGGCAGATGCGCATGATCTCGGGCCAGTAGGTGCCGGGCGGAATGATCACGCCGCCGGCGCCCTGGATCGGCTCGCCGATGAAGGCGCCCACATTTTCAGGCCCCAGTTCCAGGATCTTGCGCTCGACCGCGCGGGCCGCCTTCAGGCCGAATTCGTCGGGGCTCAGGTTGCCGCCATGGGCATACCAATAGGGCGCCTCGACATGGACCACGCCGGGCAGGGGCAGGTCGAACTGCTGATACATGCCGCCCAGGCTGGAGAGCGACGCCGACTGCACCGTGACGCCGTGGTAGGCATACTGCCGGCTGATGATGGTCTTCTTCTTGGGTTTGCCCTGCAGGTTCCAGAAATAGCGCACCAGCTTGGCGATCGAATCATTCGCCTCGGAGCCGGAGCCGGCATAGGTGACCATGTCCATGCCCGCGGGCGCGATCTGGGCCAGTTTCTCGCTGAGCGCCACCACCGGCGGGTGGGTGGTCTGGAAGAAGGTGTTGTAATAGGGCAGTTCCAGCATCTGCTGCTGTGCCACATGGGCCAGTTCCGGCCGGCCGTAGCCGACGTTCACGCACCACAGGCCCGACATGCCGTCGAGCAGCTTGTTGCCTTCGGAATCCCACAGGTGGACGCCCGACGCCTTGGTGATCACCCGGGCGCCCTTGGCGGCCAGGCCGGCGTGATCGGTGAAGGGGTGTAGATGGTGGCGGGCGTCGCTTTCCTGCCAGGCTTTGGTGGAATTGCGCAAGGGTTGAACGGTCATGATGATCGGCCTCGTCGGGTAAGAAATACAAGATGACGACAAGTGGCCCGCGCCGGCGGATGCCGGGCGGCCAGGACGATCAATAGGGCGGTGTGTAACCGATGCGGGCGCAATGAATCAGCAGCACGCGCTTGCGCGTGAGAGAGCTTGCGGAGCGGCGGATCGTGGCCATGCGGCCACTATAGCGCAAGCTGCCCGCCCCCCGGAAGGGGCGGCGGCAGCGTTCGTCGAATCAATCCTCGGCCGGAACCTCGCGGCCCAGGGTGCGGAGAAGCTCGATCACCTTGCGGCGCACGGCATCGTCGTCGATCGAGTAATAGGCGCGCACCAGGTTGATGGTCTCGGCCCGGGACATCATGTCGAGATCGCCCGAATCGGAATCCCGCTTGGCACCTTCGACACCATCAAAGAAAAACGAGATCGGCACATCCAGCACTTCGGCCATCTTGTGCAGCTTGGACGCCGAAATGCGATTGGTGCCCTTTTCATATTTCTGGACCTGCTGGAAAGTAAGGTCCAGAGCATTACCCAGTTCGGTCTGGCTGAAGCCGAGAAGTTGACGGCGCAGCTTGACCCGCGCACCAACATGAATGTCGACCGGGTTTGCCTTGGTTGGCATCGAGTATTCTCCTTGAGTTCCTTCGGCGCCGGCTTTGGCTGTCACACCACGCAAGCCACCAACAAACTGCCAAAAATGACGCCCCCACACGATAGCTAGCATGCCATGATCATATTGCAAATAGTATCAAGAATTGACTCCACTTCCTTGCGTTGCGGTCCCGGATGCGCATTTTGTTGCCGCACACCGACAATTTTCCCGTTTGTGCCATGACCCAGATCAACCCTGAGACAACACGTCGCATCCGCACAATCCTGCGGTTGCCGGTCGATATCCTGGCGCTGGGCACCGGCGCCAAGTCGTTTATTGGGAATGCGGCAATCGGCAGCGTGCTCCTGAACCGCCTGGGCCTTCATGTCGTGCGCCTGATTCTCGCCGATCGAATCATGTGGCTGCGCCGCGCCATGCTCGCCCCGCTGGTAGGGGCGGCCGATCGGCGGGCCTTCCAACGTGACGGCTTCATCCTGAAGGGCGATTTCCTGCCGGCCGAGGCCTTCGCCGCGCTGGAGGCCGAGGTTCGCGCCCTGCGCGCGCCGGGCCGGGAATGTCACCAGGGCGACACCATCACCCACCGCATCCTGCTCGACGGTGAGGCGCTGGCCCGGCTGCCGGCCACCGCCGCCCTGCTGCGGGACCGCCGCTACCGCCGCCTGCTGGGCTATGTCGCCGGGCGCCTGCGGGTGCCGGGCCAGTGGGTGCAGACCATCCGCACCGGCGTGCTGCCCGGCCAGCCCGACCCGCAGCGCAACCTGCATGCCGACACCTTCCAGCCGACCATGAAGGCCTGGCTGTTCCTCGACGACGTCGACACGCGCAACGGCCCGTTCACCTACGTGCCCGGGTCGCACCGGCTGACCCTTAAGCGCATGGCCTGGGAATGGCGGCGCAGCATCGCGGCCTCGACCTTGGCCGATCGCTATTCCGCCAAGGGTTCGTTCCGGGCGCAGGAAGATGAATTGGCGGCCCTAGGCCTGCCGCCGCCCAAAGCCTTCGCGGTCAGGCGCAACACCCTGGTGGTGGCCGATACCCGCGGCCTGCATCGCCGGGGCGAGGCCACCGACCGGCCGGCCAGCCGGCTGGAAATCTGGTCGATGGCCCGCACCAATCCTTTCAACCCGCTGCCCGGCCTGCCCTTCCGCTTCCTCGACCGGATCGAACTGGCCGCCTATCGGGGCTGGCTCGCGCTCCTGGACCGGCGCGCGCAAAAGCGCGGCAGCCAGCCCATGTGGCGGGCGGTGCCGCCCGGGGGTGACGGGGCCGTGGGTGACGAGGCCGGCGACTAGGCGGCAGGCTCAGTCGGGTGCCACCACTTCCTGCTCGCTGACAAAGGGTTCGATCCGCACCACGCCGGCGGCGGCCAGCGCGATCCGGCGCAGGGGGGCCTGGCGAATCGCCCCGTCGGGGCCGCGCTGGGCCGCGTATTGCCAGACCACGACATGGCCCGCGGCGAACAGGCGGGCAGCCAGCGTATCGAGCGGGATCCCGTGGATGGGCTCGGACGCGGCCTCGGCCGGCACGCCGATCACGACCTCGTCCCGCGCCGTGACAACCTTGAACAGATTCATGATCGGTCCCATCCCTTGGCCGTTTGCCGCAGTCTAGTCCTCAAACCCGGCTTTAGAAATCGCCCGCCGAATTCGGCCCTGACGCAACGTCAGCCGCCCTGATCGGCCTTGGCCCCGCCATGATGCTCGGCTAGGCTCCGGCCAACCGAGGGCACAAGCGGGGCACATAATCATGGGCGAAAGCAAGGCGGCGCAGGCGCGGCGCGACCAGATGACGGCGCTGATCGACCATGTCCGCGAGCGAATGGGCGACCGGGCCGAGGCGATCGTGCCCATGGTCGAGCGCTACTTCGACCGCCTGGCCACCGACGACCTGACCGCCCGCACCCCCGATGCCCTGTTCGGGACCGCCCTGGGCCATTGGCGTTTCGCCGAGGAGCGCCTGCCCGGCCATCACAAGGTGCGCGTCTTCAATCCAAGGCTCGACGTCCACGGCTGGCAAAGCGCCCATACCGTGGTCGAGACCGTCACCGACGACATGCCCTTTCTGGTCGATTCGATCGCCGCCGAACTGGCCCGCCAGGGCCGCGGCGTACACCTGATCGCCCATCCGGTGCTGGCGGTCGAGCGGCGCGCCGACGGCAGCCGCGGCGCCCTGCTGGCCCCGGACGCGCCCGGCGCTGTGCTCGAATCGATGATCCATATCGAAATCGACGAGGATGGCGACGCCGCCTCGCGCGATGCCCTGGCGGCCACCCTGGACAAGATCCTGGGCGACGTGCGGGCGGCGGTCGAAGACTGGCGGGCCATGCGGGCGCTGCTCGAATCGGCGATCGCCGGCCTCGCCGCCGCGCCCGAGGACGAGGCCCAGCGCGCCGAATACGGCGAATTCCTGCGCTGGCTGGCGGCCGACAATTTCGTCCTGCTGGGGGCCCGCGACTATGTCGTCAAGGATGGGGCGCTGGTCCAGGCGGCCGGCCTGGGCCTGCTGCGCGATGCCGATCGCCACGGCATGGGGCGCCAGGACCTGACCGGCGGGATTCACCAGGTCCTGGACCTGCCCGATTCCCTGATCATCACCAAGGCCAACATCGAATCGACCGTGCATCGCCGGGCGGTGATGGATTTCGTCGGCGTGAAGCAGTTCGATGCCGCGGGCGCAGCCGTGGGCGAGCGCCGCTTCTACGGCCTGTTCACCTCGACCGCCTATCAGTTGCGGCCGCGCGATATCCCGCTGCTGCGCGGCAAGGTCGCCCGCGTCGTCGCCCGGGCCGGCTTCGCCCCGGGCAGCCACGACGGCAAAGCCCTGGTCAATGCCCTGGAAAACTATCCCCGCGACGAGCTGTTCCAGCTTTCCGAGGACGAGCTGTCCGGCATCGCCCTGGGCATCCTGCGCCTGGAGGAGCGGCCGCGCACCGGCCTGTTCCTGCGCGTCGATCCCTTCGGGCGCTGGATCTCGGCCCTGGTCTACCTGCCGCGCGACCGCTTCGACACGGCGCTGCGCCAGGCCATCGAGGTGATCTTGATGCGTGCCGCGGGCGGCGAGGTGATGTCGCGCACCAGCCTGGTCGGCCAGGGCGACCTGGCCCGGGTCCATCTGGTGGTGCATGCGACGGCCGAGAAGGTGCCGGCCCTGGACGCTGCCGCGATCGAGGCAGAAATCACCCTGGCCGCGCGCGGCTGGACCGACCGCCTGCGCGAGGCCCTGATCGGCGCCCAGGGCGAGGATCAGGGCCTGCGCCTGAACCGGCGCTGGCAGAATGCCTTTCCCGCCGGCTATCGCGAGATCCAGGGGCCCGACGCGGCCCTGGCCGATATCGCCCGGGCCGAGCCGCTGGTCGCCCGCGGCGAGCTGGGTGCCGTCACCCAGGCGGTCTATCGCCGGCTCGAGGACGACCAGTCCGTCCTGCGCTTCAAGCTGTATCGCCTGGGCCTGCCCGTCCCCTTGTCCGACTGCCTGCCGCTGCTCGAGCACATGGGCCTCAAGGTGATGGACGAGATCCCCTATGCCCTGCGCCTGGCCGACGGGCTGATCGTGTGGATGCTCGACTTCCGCCTGATCGAGCCCAATGGCGGCAAGCTGACCCTCGATGCCCTGGGCCCCCTGCTGGAGGACGCCTTCGCCCAGGCCTGGGCCGGCAGCACCGAGGACGACCGTTTCAACCGCCTGGTGGTCCTGGCGGCGATGCCGGCACGCGACGTCATGATCCTGCGCGCCGTCGCCAAGTACCTGCGCCAGATCGGCATCGCCTTCAGCCAGGAATACATGGAGGAGACCCTGGCCCATTGGCCGGCGATCGCCCGGGAACTGGTCGCCCTGTTCCGCCTGCGCCACGATCCGCGGCTGGCCGGCGATCGCGCCGCCCTCTATGCCGCCCGGCGCGAGGCCATCGTCGCGGCCCTCGACGAGGTCGCCAGCCTCGACGAAGACCGCATCCTGCGGCGTTTCCTGAACATCATCGATGCCAGCCTGCGCACCAACCTGTTCCAGGCCGGCCCCAAGGGCGCGGCCAAGCCCTGCCTGGCGATCAAGCTCGACTCGCGCCAGGTCGAGGGCCTGCCCAAGCCCAAGCCGCTGGTCGAGATCTGGATCTTCAGCCCGCGCGTCGAGGGCATCCACCTGCGCGGCGGCCGGGTGGCGCGCGGCGGCATCCGCTGGTCCGACCGGCGCGAGGATTTCCGCACCGAGGTGCTGGGCCTGGTGAAGGCCCAGATGGTCAAGAACGCGGTGATCGTGCCGACCGGCTCGAAGGGCGGCTTCTACCCCAAGCGCATGCCCGCGGCCGGCAGCCGCGAGGCGGTCCAGGCCGAAGCGATCGAATGCTACAAGATCTTCATCGGCGGCCTGCTGGATGTAACCGATGACATCAAGGCGGGCGCCATCGTGCCCCCGCGCGACGTGGTGCGTCACGACCAGGACGACCCCTATCTGGTGGTCGCGGCCGACAAGGGCACCGCCACCTTCTCGGACATCGCCAACGGCATCGCCCAGGAGCGCGGCTTCTGGCTGGACGACGCCTTCGCCTCGGGCGGCTCGGCCGGCTATGACCACAAGGTCATGGGCATCACCGCCAAGGGCGCCTGGGAGGCGGTGAAGCGCCACTTCCGGGAGTTGGGCCACGACACCCAGGTGACGCCCTTCACCGTGGCCGGCATCGGCGACATGTCGGGCGACGTCTTCGGCAACGGCATGCTGCTGTCGCCGGTGATCCGGCTGGTCGCCGCCTTCGACCACCGCCACATCTTCCTGGACCCCGACCCGGACGTGGCCAGGACCTTTGCCGAGCGTCAGCGCCTGTTCGCCCTGCCGCGCTCGTCCTGGGACGATTTCGACAAGGGCCTGATCTCGGCCGGCGGCGGGGTGTTTTCGCGCAACCTCAAATCGATCCCGCTCAGCGAACCGGTCCGGGCCATGCTCGACCTCACCGCCGCGCAGGTCACGCCGCAGGAATTGATGCAGGCGATCCTGAAGGCGCGGGTCGACCTCCTGTGGTTCGGCGGCATCGGCACCTATGTGAAGGCCCAGGGCGAGACCAACCTGCAGGCCGGCGACAAGGCCAACGACGCCATCCGCATCGACGGCCGCGACCTACGGGCACGGGTGGTGGGCGAGGGCGCCAATCTGGGCACCACCCAGCGCGGGCGCATCGAATACGCCCTGGCCGGCGGGCGCATCAACACCGACGCGATCGACAATTCCGCCGGCGTCGACTGCTCGGACCACGAGGTCAACATCAAGATCCTGCTGAACGGCGTCATGGCCGACGGCGACCTGACCCGCAAGCAACGCGACAGCCTGCTCAAGGAAATGACCGGCGACGTCGCCGACCTGGTGCTGCGCGACAACTACCTGCAGACCCAGGCGATCAGCATGATCGAGGCGCGCGGCCACAAGGCGCTCGAGTCCCAGTCGCGCCTGATGCGCATGCTGGAGGCCGACGGCATGCTCGACCGGGCGGTCGAGTTCCTGCCCGGGGAGGAGGAAATGACCGCCCGCGCCCGGGCCCGCCAGGGCCTGACCCGGCCGGAGCTGGCCGTGCTGCTGGCCTATGCCAAGATGTACCTGCAGGAAGCCCTGCTCGAGGGCGATGCGCCCGAGGATTCCTATCTCTCGTCGCACCTGCTGCGTTACTTCCCCGAGCTGCTGCAAGCGCGCTTTGCCGCCGGCATCGAGAAGCATCGCCTGCGGCGCGAGATCATCGCCACGCAACTGGCTAATTCGATCGTCAACTGGGTGGGGCCGACCTTCATCAGCCGGATCCAGGAATCGACCGGCTTCGATGTCGGCACCATCGCAAGGGCCTATACCGCCGCCCGCGCCATCTTCGACCTGCGCGGGGTATGCCAGGCCATCGACGCCCTGGACGGCAGGGTGCCGGCGGCGACCCAGACCGCGATGCTGCTGGGCACCGGCGACGCCACCAGGCAGGCCACCATGTGGCTGCTGCACAACGAGGTGCAGCCCATGGCCATCGGCAACACGGTGGACCGCTTCCAGGGCGGCATGGCCGCCCTTTCGGCCGCCCTGGGCGAGCTGCTGCCGCAACGCCCGGCTCAGCGCCTGGCCGCCGCCCGCGACAGCCTGGTCGCCACCGGCGTGCCGGCCGACCTGGCCCAGGCCATCGCCGCCCTGCCGTCGCTGGCCGGCGGCCTCGACATCGTTGCCGCCGCCACCGGCACCCAGACCGCGGTGATCGCCATGGGCGGGACCTATTTCCGCCTGGGCGATGTCATCGGCCTCGACGCCCTGCGCGACGCGGCCGCTTCCATCGATCCGGCCGACCATTGGGAACGCCTGGCCCTCAACGCCCTGGTCGACGACCTCTATACCCAGCAGCGCCTGCTGGCCGCGGCCGCCAGTGCCGCGCCCGGCGGGGTCGACGGCTGGGTCGAGGTCAATGCGGCGGGCATCGGCCGCACCCAGGCCCTGGTCAACGAATTGTCGACAGGCGGCGCCAGCCTCGCCAAGCTGACCTTCGCCGGCCGCCACCTGCGCGGCCAGTTCTCGGTGTAGCGGACCGACGGCATTCCGTGGTTCCCTCCTCACACAACCCTCTCCTCCCAGGAGGAGAGGGCTCGATGACGCCCCTCTGCCCTTGAGGGCGGAGGGGTTGGGGGAGGGGGATAGCGCAGTGGCTTCCAAATTGGCGCAGGCGTCCTGGACGACCTTCGACTGGGCGTTCCAGCCCTTTTTCACCCTGGTCACCACCTTCATCTTCGCCCCCTACTTCACCAGCGCCGTCGTCGCCGATCCGGTGACCGGCCAGGCCTATTGGGGTTACACCCAGACCGTGGCGGGGATTGCCATCGCCCTGCTGTCGCCGGTGCTGGGCGCCATTGCCGATGCGGCCGGCCCGCGCAAGCCGTGGATCTTCGCCCTGGCCTGCCTGACCTTTGCCGGCTGCGCCGTGCTGTGGTGGGCAGTGCCGGGGATCGACGGCGGCATGCTGTTCGGGATCCTGGCGGCGATTACCATCGCCACCATCGGCGCCGAATTCGCCATCGTCTTCAACAATGCCATGCTGCCCAGCCTGGTGCCGCCCGAGCGCATCGGCGTGCTCTCGGCCATCGGCTGGGGCATTGGCTATGTCGGCGGGCTGATCTCGCTGGGCCTGGTGCTGGGCCTGTTCGTCCTGCCGCAGGTGCCGGCCTTCGGCCTGGACAAGGCGACATTCGATGCCGAACGGATGGTGGGGCCCCTGTCCGCGCTCTGGCTGGCCGTCTTCATCCTGCCCATGTTCGCCTTCGTGCCCGACCAGAAATCACGCGGCGTCGCGATCGGGGCCGCGGTCGGTGCGGGCCTGCGGCAACTGGGCGAGACGCTGCGCGGGCTGAAGCACTACCGCAATGTGGTGCGTTACCTGCTGGCCCACATGATCTATGGCGATGCCCTGCTCGCCATCTTCGCCTTCGGCGGCATCTATGCCCGTGCCACCTTCGGCTGGGACCTGCTGACCATCGGCATCTTCGGCATCCTCTTGAACGTGCTGGCCATGACCGGCTCGTTCATCGGCGGCGTGCTGGAGCCGCGCATCGGCTCCAAGCGCACCATCGCCCTGGCGATCGTGATGATGATCGTCGGCATCCTTGGCATCCTGTCGATCGGCCCCGAGCGGATATTCTTCGTGATCGAGGTGGCGGCCCCCGCCCCTGATCGCGGCCTGTTCGCGAGCCCGGCCGAGCATGCCTTCCTGGCCTGCACCCTGATCTTAGGCCTGCCCTTCGGCCCGGCCCAGGCCTCCAGCCGCAGCCTGATGGCCAGGCTGGCACCGCCGGGGATGGTCACGGAGTTCTTCGGCCTGTTCGCCCTGTCGGGCAAGGCGACCGCCTTCCTGGCCCCGTTCATGATCGGCCTGGTCACCGACCTGACCCACAGCCAGCGCTGGGGCCTGGCCGTGGTCCTGCCGTTCCTCGCCCTGGGCCTGTGGCTGCTCTCAGGCGTCAAAGAACCCAAGGCGCATTGAGCGCCGGAGGGCTTAGTGCCTGAAATGCCGTTCGCCGGTGAAGACCATGGCGAGGCCCGCGGCGTCGGCCGCGGCGATCACCTCGCCGTCGCGGATCGAGCCGCCCGGCTGGGCGACCGCCGTGGCGCCCGCCTCGACCAGCACGTCCAACCCGTCGGCGAAGGGGAAGAAGGCGTCGGAGGCGGCGACGGAGCCCTTGGTCAGCGGCTCTTCCAGCCCGGCCGCCTTGGCCGCGTCCTGGGCCTTGCGGAAGGCGATGCGGGCGCTGTCGACCCGGCTCATCTGGCCGGCGCCGATGCCCACCGTGGCGCCGTTCCGGGCAAAGACGATGGTGTTTGACTTCACGTGCTTGGCGACCTTGATCGCGAAGGCCATGTCGGCGGTTTCCTGGGGGCTGGGTACCCGCGCGGTCTTCACCTCGAAGCGGCTGGCGTCGGCGCCCACCGTGTCGCGGGTCTGGACCAGCAGGCCGCCGGCCAGGGTCTTGGCGATCAGGCCGGGCGACTTGGCATCGGGCAGGCCGCCGGTGACCAGCACCCGCAGGTTCTTCTTGGCGGCCAGCACCGCGCGGGCGGCCCCGTCGGCTTCCGGCGCCACGATGACCTCGGTGAAGATCTGGGCGATCGCCTCGGCGGTTTCGCCGTCCAAGGGACGGTTGGTGGCGACGATGCCGCCGAAGGCCGAGACCGGATCGCACAGCAGGGCCTTCTTCCAGGCTTCGATCAGGGTCGGCGCCGTGGCCACGCCGCAGGGGTTGGCATGCTTCACGATCACCACGGCGGCCGCTTCCGCCGGGTCGAACTCCGCCACCAGCTCGAAGGCCGCGTCTGTGTCGTTCAGATTGTTGTAGGACAGTCCCTTGCCCTGGAGCTGCTGGGCCGTGGCAACGCCGGGGCGCTTCTCCGCCGTGGCATAGAAGGCGGCCGACTGGTGCGGGTTCTCGCCATAGCGCAAGGTCGCGACACGGCTGCCGGCCAGGGTCAGGCGTTCGGGGAAGGTGTCGTCCAGTTGCCTGGCGAACCAGCCCGAGATCGCCGAGTCGTAGGCGGCCGTGCGGGCATAGGCCTTGGCCGCCAGGCGCCGGCGCAGCGTGAGCGTGGTCGCCCCGCCGTGGGTGGCGAGATCGTCCAGCACCGCCTTGTAGTCGGCCGGCTCGACCACCACGGTCACATGGTCATGGTTCTTGGCGGCCGAGCGGATCATGGCCGGGCCGCCGATATCGATGTTCTCGATCGTCTCGTCCCAATCGGCACCGCGCGCCACCGTCGCCTCGAACGGGTAGAGGTTGACCACCACCAGGTCGATATTGGCGATGCCGTGGGCCGCCATCTGGGCGACATGGTCGGGCACGTCGCGCCGGCCCAGCAGGCCGCCATGGACCTTGGGGTGCAGGGTCTTCACCCGGCCGTCGAGGATTTCCGGGCTGCCGGTGTGGTCCGCCACCTCGACCACCTTCAGGCCCGCATCGCGCAGCGCCTTGGCGGTGCCCCCGGTCGAGAGCAGTTCGACGCCACGCTCGGCCAGGGCAAAGGCGAATTCGACGAGGCCGGTCTTGTCCGAGACCGAGAGGAGGGCGCGGGCGATCATGGGGAACCTGAAATCTGTGGGCAGGACGAATTTGCGTGTCTCTTAGCATCGGGTGGCACAGGCCGCCACTGCGCCGCTTGCCGGCCTGCCATTCGTTCTCTTATTGTTCGCGCCATGGCCCACGGACTTCGCCCGATTCTGATTCTTCTGGCCCTGGCCGTCGTCGGCGCGCTGGGGATCGGCGCCTGGGCCACCAGCCCGGACCGCCTTGGCGCGCGCCTGGCCGATGCCATGCCCGGCCCCTTCACCGCCGATGTCCTCGAGGTGGTGGACGGCGACACGCTGGAAGTGCGGGTGATGATCTGGCTGGGCCAGGAAGTGGTCACCCGGGTACGCCTGGTCGGGATCGATACCCCTGAACTGCGCGGCGA is a window of Oleomonas cavernae DNA encoding:
- a CDS encoding phytanoyl-CoA dioxygenase family protein; translated protein: MTQINPETTRRIRTILRLPVDILALGTGAKSFIGNAAIGSVLLNRLGLHVVRLILADRIMWLRRAMLAPLVGAADRRAFQRDGFILKGDFLPAEAFAALEAEVRALRAPGRECHQGDTITHRILLDGEALARLPATAALLRDRRYRRLLGYVAGRLRVPGQWVQTIRTGVLPGQPDPQRNLHADTFQPTMKAWLFLDDVDTRNGPFTYVPGSHRLTLKRMAWEWRRSIAASTLADRYSAKGSFRAQEDELAALGLPPPKAFAVRRNTLVVADTRGLHRRGEATDRPASRLEIWSMARTNPFNPLPGLPFRFLDRIELAAYRGWLALLDRRAQKRGSQPMWRAVPPGGDGAVGDEAGD
- a CDS encoding MFS transporter; amino-acid sequence: MASKLAQASWTTFDWAFQPFFTLVTTFIFAPYFTSAVVADPVTGQAYWGYTQTVAGIAIALLSPVLGAIADAAGPRKPWIFALACLTFAGCAVLWWAVPGIDGGMLFGILAAITIATIGAEFAIVFNNAMLPSLVPPERIGVLSAIGWGIGYVGGLISLGLVLGLFVLPQVPAFGLDKATFDAERMVGPLSALWLAVFILPMFAFVPDQKSRGVAIGAAVGAGLRQLGETLRGLKHYRNVVRYLLAHMIYGDALLAIFAFGGIYARATFGWDLLTIGIFGILLNVLAMTGSFIGGVLEPRIGSKRTIALAIVMMIVGILGILSIGPERIFFVIEVAAPAPDRGLFASPAEHAFLACTLILGLPFGPAQASSRSLMARLAPPGMVTEFFGLFALSGKATAFLAPFMIGLVTDLTHSQRWGLAVVLPFLALGLWLLSGVKEPKAH
- a CDS encoding NAD-glutamate dehydrogenase, translated to MGESKAAQARRDQMTALIDHVRERMGDRAEAIVPMVERYFDRLATDDLTARTPDALFGTALGHWRFAEERLPGHHKVRVFNPRLDVHGWQSAHTVVETVTDDMPFLVDSIAAELARQGRGVHLIAHPVLAVERRADGSRGALLAPDAPGAVLESMIHIEIDEDGDAASRDALAATLDKILGDVRAAVEDWRAMRALLESAIAGLAAAPEDEAQRAEYGEFLRWLAADNFVLLGARDYVVKDGALVQAAGLGLLRDADRHGMGRQDLTGGIHQVLDLPDSLIITKANIESTVHRRAVMDFVGVKQFDAAGAAVGERRFYGLFTSTAYQLRPRDIPLLRGKVARVVARAGFAPGSHDGKALVNALENYPRDELFQLSEDELSGIALGILRLEERPRTGLFLRVDPFGRWISALVYLPRDRFDTALRQAIEVILMRAAGGEVMSRTSLVGQGDLARVHLVVHATAEKVPALDAAAIEAEITLAARGWTDRLREALIGAQGEDQGLRLNRRWQNAFPAGYREIQGPDAALADIARAEPLVARGELGAVTQAVYRRLEDDQSVLRFKLYRLGLPVPLSDCLPLLEHMGLKVMDEIPYALRLADGLIVWMLDFRLIEPNGGKLTLDALGPLLEDAFAQAWAGSTEDDRFNRLVVLAAMPARDVMILRAVAKYLRQIGIAFSQEYMEETLAHWPAIARELVALFRLRHDPRLAGDRAALYAARREAIVAALDEVASLDEDRILRRFLNIIDASLRTNLFQAGPKGAAKPCLAIKLDSRQVEGLPKPKPLVEIWIFSPRVEGIHLRGGRVARGGIRWSDRREDFRTEVLGLVKAQMVKNAVIVPTGSKGGFYPKRMPAAGSREAVQAEAIECYKIFIGGLLDVTDDIKAGAIVPPRDVVRHDQDDPYLVVAADKGTATFSDIANGIAQERGFWLDDAFASGGSAGYDHKVMGITAKGAWEAVKRHFRELGHDTQVTPFTVAGIGDMSGDVFGNGMLLSPVIRLVAAFDHRHIFLDPDPDVARTFAERQRLFALPRSSWDDFDKGLISAGGGVFSRNLKSIPLSEPVRAMLDLTAAQVTPQELMQAILKARVDLLWFGGIGTYVKAQGETNLQAGDKANDAIRIDGRDLRARVVGEGANLGTTQRGRIEYALAGGRINTDAIDNSAGVDCSDHEVNIKILLNGVMADGDLTRKQRDSLLKEMTGDVADLVLRDNYLQTQAISMIEARGHKALESQSRLMRMLEADGMLDRAVEFLPGEEEMTARARARQGLTRPELAVLLAYAKMYLQEALLEGDAPEDSYLSSHLLRYFPELLQARFAAGIEKHRLRREIIATQLANSIVNWVGPTFISRIQESTGFDVGTIARAYTAARAIFDLRGVCQAIDALDGRVPAATQTAMLLGTGDATRQATMWLLHNEVQPMAIGNTVDRFQGGMAALSAALGELLPQRPAQRLAAARDSLVATGVPADLAQAIAALPSLAGGLDIVAAATGTQTAVIAMGGTYFRLGDVIGLDALRDAAASIDPADHWERLALNALVDDLYTQQRLLAAAASAAPGGVDGWVEVNAAGIGRTQALVNELSTGGASLAKLTFAGRHLRGQFSV
- a CDS encoding helix-turn-helix domain-containing protein, whose protein sequence is MPTKANPVDIHVGARVKLRRQLLGFSQTELGNALDLTFQQVQKYEKGTNRISASKLHKMAEVLDVPISFFFDGVEGAKRDSDSGDLDMMSRAETINLVRAYYSIDDDAVRRKVIELLRTLGREVPAED
- the purH gene encoding bifunctional phosphoribosylaminoimidazolecarboxamide formyltransferase/IMP cyclohydrolase, with product MIARALLSVSDKTGLVEFAFALAERGVELLSTGGTAKALRDAGLKVVEVADHTGSPEILDGRVKTLHPKVHGGLLGRRDVPDHVAQMAAHGIANIDLVVVNLYPFEATVARGADWDETIENIDIGGPAMIRSAAKNHDHVTVVVEPADYKAVLDDLATHGGATTLTLRRRLAAKAYARTAAYDSAISGWFARQLDDTFPERLTLAGSRVATLRYGENPHQSAAFYATAEKRPGVATAQQLQGKGLSYNNLNDTDAAFELVAEFDPAEAAAVVIVKHANPCGVATAPTLIEAWKKALLCDPVSAFGGIVATNRPLDGETAEAIAQIFTEVIVAPEADGAARAVLAAKKNLRVLVTGGLPDAKSPGLIAKTLAGGLLVQTRDTVGADASRFEVKTARVPSPQETADMAFAIKVAKHVKSNTIVFARNGATVGIGAGQMSRVDSARIAFRKAQDAAKAAGLEEPLTKGSVAASDAFFPFADGLDVLVEAGATAVAQPGGSIRDGEVIAAADAAGLAMVFTGERHFRH
- a CDS encoding aminotransferase class III-fold pyridoxal phosphate-dependent enzyme translates to MPPVRRAGDCRRGDLRLRADRQLVRQPDLRHRARLHDHGQGPDLGLHPNGRDHDGGRVSDAFRTAGEDLAHGFTYSGHPVAAAVALRNIEIMEEEHLVDAAGGEIGAYFQERLATLADHRLVGEVRGVGMIAAMELVEHKPSRAFFDPKRNVGLTCRNHCFANGLVMRACRDVMVLAPPLSITKAQIDDLVSMAAKCLDLTAQDLGR
- a CDS encoding thermonuclease family protein, encoding MAHGLRPILILLALAVVGALGIGAWATSPDRLGARLADAMPGPFTADVLEVVDGDTLEVRVMIWLGQEVVTRVRLVGIDTPELRGDCDDEKRKAAAARDLLARLVAGGTVTLRDVRYDKYGGRVLALVSTADGRALTDQLIAAGLARPYDGKARVGWCG